CGTGTTTTTAGATGTCGTGGCGCATATGGACCAGAGGCATGGATATACTGGAAAGAAGAGGGCATTGTATCGGGAGGAGACTACAGATCTGAGTCGGGATGTAAACCCTACATCTTTCCACCACTGACAAAGTCTAAATACGACGTAAAGCCATCGAAGGCTGTTACGCCTTCTTGCATTCGTCGTTGCCGGCCTGGCTACAAGTCGtctttcaacgacgacaaacaCTACGGGAAAAGAGTGTATAAAATTCGTGGTCGTACAATTCGCGAAAATGAGATGGCTATCCAAATGGAGATAATGACAAATGGGCCAGTACAGGCAGGGATCAAAGTCTACGAAGATTTTCTCGGCTATAAGAGCGGTTAGGAATTAATAATAGGAAATATAGGTGCATCAGTCAGCCTAATGGTCTTTTTATAGGCGTCTATCAGCACCACTATGGCCGTTTGAAAGGCGGACATGCTGTGAAAATAATTGGCTGGGGAGTGGAGAATAACGTCACCCCATACTGGTGTGACTCCTAAGCTAACTTTTGTCCTTTAATTTACCACGTACGTTTTCAGGCTCGTTGCTAATTCGTGGAGTCGAAAGTGGGGCATGAACGGGTGCTTCAAGATACGGCGAGGTCGAAACGAAGGGAATATAGAGGGTCGCGTTGTTGCAGGACTACCAATGTATTAGCCGTAGAATTTATCGTTCGAGAAACGTGCTGCAGGATCGACGATTCGGTgtcgcgacgcgtttctcgtcgaggaGGGGCCCCCTCTTCTGATTCTCCGCGCGATCCGCTGTATTCATACGACAAGGTGAAAGATCTTCGTCGGTTTAGGCATAGATCGTATGGTTTTAGGCCGTCCGAAGCACATTGTCAATTTCTCCATGGATATAGACTATATGATTTGTCGGCGTAAACCCGTCTCGTGACCTTGACCAGTATGGCGCGTCGATAGGGTCAAAAATACCCTCTCAGAGGGAGGGACCTTGACCGCTTCAGAGTACTCTCTGACCAGGACCGCTTCAGAGCGGTCCAGTCTTGAATTTAATTGGTAGGCGTCACCAGATGTCCAGCCATTTGCTGCATCAAACCGGCTTTAAGCAGCCTAGCAAATCCCTATATATACGAAAGCTCGTTAGCACTTTGTCACATTCGACATTCGCACTTCGTTGCTCCTCCTGCAATggcttctcctcctcctcctccaacggATTTTGCCGGTGCATGCAGCTACGGTCAGAAGTACGCGGCCTTTGGCTTGGGTCGCGGAATCAACGGAGCTCATCCGAATCGTCCGCTCGGAGATCTGGTTGTATGTCCTCACTGGGAGGAAGACAAAGAATCGTCTCCCAACAACGTCGAAACGGTGAAGCCGTGGATCCGCTACAAGCAGTTCGTCACCAACATCTGGTCGGAGTCGAAGATGAAGGCCGAATTTCGTTCGTCTATCGGCACGGACTTTTTCAAGCCGATCACGCTGAATTTTGAATTCGGTGTCAAGCGGTCGCGCTACAACAAGCGTTCAATTGTCGCCTCTGGTCACCAGATCCACACGCGGACGTTTCGATTTGATTTGAATAAGATTCAGGAACGCGAGTCCGGTAAATGTAAGCGCTCTGACGGAAAAGCGCCGGAGTGTCTCGCCTTTGAGTGCCTCATTGAGAAGCACCTAAGAGCCCGCTCAAAAGATAATTACGATAATCCGGATAAACTGGATGTAGATAAAATAGCAAAAAACGTCATAGAAGATGACTGTCAGGGCTTCACTCACTTCGTCGCCGCAATACACATGGGTGCTCGAAtctttgaaaagaaaacaactcatctcgtcgaagatacgGCAAACATTGATATGGGATTCACTGCCACGGCAGCCAAATTGCTCAGTGTTGACGTCGGTTTTCACAAGGACGACACAGATAAGGCTGGATCAACTACCACTGAAGTGATTCGGATGCACCACCctaaattgaaaatgaaagatcACGAGACGGTCGTTTCCGAGGAGCAGGAATGCCTCATTTCGTATGAAGTCCTTCCCATATCTTGCCTCGTTCAGAATCCGACTTGGCGCAAAGCCTTCAACAGGGCTAGTGAAAAGTTCATTGACAACGAAATGCGACAGAAGCACACCGCTCTCCTTGACAGCGACCGGCCACTCTACCTCACGACAGGAGACAAATACCTAAACCTCAACGGCGACAATACAATTCAACTGTTGGACAAGGACACGATCAAGGCGACGCCAATTTGTATTGAAATCGCTGACCCGGACTCTGATGACGGTCCGGATCCATTTGACGCCGAAGACGTTCCATTCTACATGGCTTTCATTGAATCGGACGTCTGCCGCTATTTCTCAATGGCTGATGATAAAGATAAGGATACACATGAGCGACCAGCAAAGCTCGTTGAGTTGGTGAAGAAGCCTTCCCGCAGTCAGCTTTATCTCGTCCATCCAGCTTCGCGTAAAAGTGTGCCATTGAGCAAGTGGTCTGATAATCACTCGTACGCGATTGCCGTCAAAAAGGGTCTTTTCAGGCAGTGGCACTTCTTGGTGCTTGGAGACGATGGTCATGCCTACTTCAAGCACAACGTCACAGCTGACGAGCCGGGGCACCATCAATTTAAGATTGTGGGAGTTCCGCCACATGAAGAAAGTGaagatgaaaaaaatgaagggAAAAAAGTAGACTAAAACttgttttgaattttctcttgTAGTCGTTGTCTCTTTCCTGTATTTGTGTTTCAGGCAATTAAAATTACTGTCACTTTTCGAGTTTCTATTGGATGAGGATAACGGTGTCGTCAGGTGCGACGAGAGGTCGAAAGTCCTTAGATTAGAGTAACAACAAtcagagaaaaaacgagtcGCTGAGCAGTGAACTCACGATTTTCTTGTACCGCTTGCATGCGTGGATGCAGTCGCGTATGACGCTATCCCTGACAAAGACAGAAAAGGGCAGAGGCTTATCTTCCCCGGCACCGTGGCGCTCATAGGCTCTCAACACTCGATCCTACACGTAGACAAACAACGATGCCGGCCTTGTCCAAACTGGAGAAACGCTTACTCGTGACAATGCATCGTTCGGATCTGTTGTGTCTCGAAAACGATGGGTGAACCCCAGGCTCGCTTTACCGAGATGAAGAACCTAAGATAAGGAGAGCAAAGCAGAGACTAAATCATGTCCATCTGCTTGTATTTCTATTTTACATTGATGAACGAGTCTAGTGGTATTTCAAAATCGGTGCTTTCCGAGAGACTCGTCTCTTCGCCGTCAAGTACCGAAGGGTCAGGCAAAGGATGGCCAGTTGCTACGCTGAGCGCTCTAAAGACGCCCCTTACTGGATCCTCGTCAACGCAGAAATTCAGCAGCTAAAAGCGGGTTATAAGAACcaatagaaaagaagaatcaATAGCAACTCACTAAATTGACGTAGTTCACCTTCTCAACACCGTCAGCGTCGAATTTGTCTTTGAAGATGTGAAAAAATGCCTAGAATGAAAACCAAGCAAAACTCCCGACATTCAATTACTGAATAATCTAATGATATACTTGTTTCAGATTGTAATCCCTATCATATGTCAGCGGTTGGCTTGGATCGTAAGGCAAGCTACGATCGTGAGGCATTGAAAAATACCACAGGTGCACCTGCACGAGAAATTACATTgcaaaaacgaattttctctatctACAAACAGCACCTTCATGTAGTCATGTTGACTTAAGTTGCCATGACCCTGACTGTCCACTTCGCGAAACCGACGTAATGTATCAAGCAACGAGGCttgcgtcgtcttcggccATGGAAGGGAAGCGAGAGTAAGAAAGTGTCGCCAATCAAGATAGTCAGCATCCGAAGGTACAAGCATCATGGCCAACTCCTCGAGTTTACGAGGCGACATCGACGACCACAACTCAGGCATCACTTCCTCGCCGAACTGTATAAAAAAAAGTCATGCACGAAATTGGTTATTAGAACTAAATTACATACCGATAGAGACTGCAGCTCTTGCATCTTTTGTATGAACGCTCGACCAGATACGACTCCAGAAGGTGCTACTTCGGACAACTGTTCGCTGAGATTTTCCAGCTGAACGACTGTAAATGTATCGGGAAGCGCATTTTCCGGTGGCGTATGCGGACGAACGGGCGGTGGAATTTCAAACGTTCGCGTGTTCTTgatttaaaaaattgaaactcTGAAAGTCGAGTGAGAGACAAAACTTGTGAACGCACCTCGTCAATGAGCAAATCTGGACCAGAGAGCGTAATGGCTGGTAAGATCTTCTCCtcattttcaattgcttGTCGTATGAAGTCACAAAGTTGCTCAATACTAAAACAAAATGTAGCAATACAATCGGTGGTGTAAGATAGTCCTGTCTACCTTTCCATCTCCTGCTTAAATCGCTCGCCCAACGAATTGTCCATAACAGTCCAGAGTTGGGACGCTTCTCTCTTCAAGAAAGGCATTATTCCACCAATTGCAGTACTTCACGCATTACCTTCAGCGTCTGTACTAAATAGATGGCCTTTTCCTTGATCAGATCCAACCGAAATTTCAAGCGATTTTCTAGAGACGTATAAAGCAAGCGACCTCCAGCCGTTGCTAAGGTTTACCTTCGATCTGTACGGCTGCTAAATGTTCCATTCGCACTTTagtcctttcttctttgccggGCGATTCTAAATATTCTAATAGAGCGTTTTGATGCATTCAGCAGGGCTCATACGAGCATCTGTCTGCAGTGACGGCGTCTCCACTTCGGAACGTACCGAAAAGTCGCTCTTCCGCGACATATTTCGTCCTTTGTCTCCCCCTTTCTTCCCACTTCCCTATATAAATCGAAACATGCAAAAATTCGATGCAAAAGCGCCGGACTTACCGCcttctttgtcgtcggacTTTTgggctttttctttccttttcctttgtcaGCTCCTTTCGCCGATTTAGCGACTTGCTGCGCTGCCGCCTCCTTCGCCTCGCTAGCCGTCTCGCCAACCCCGTAcacttcttcctccttcgctgaagtcgctttcgccgccgtgacGGCAGAAAAGTGAGCCTCCAATAAGAGCTGCTCGTCGGGATCGCTGGAGGTGGGGACTGCCGACTCCTCTCCCTCTTCGGCTGCAACAGGCGCCGAAGCAGTCGTCTGCTGCTTTTTTCCTGCGTGCTTTTTACTCCCGGCGGATGCAGAGGCATCAGCGGACGCCTCAGGAGAGGCaatgcgacgtcgaacaaGAGGAATTCTGAATATAAGACGTACGATCGAAGCAGCTTTTTACAGCAACGCCGTGGTGAACAGACCTTCGTGACGGCAAATTCTCGGTCGCAGTCTCTTCGGCATTTTCGCCACTAACAGACGTTTTTGCACTCGGTTTAGGAACCTCTTCTTCGGCTTTTGCGTCGGGTTCGTCTTCCCCTGTGTGCGGTCCTTCGACTTCGGGAATCTAAAAGAGACGATATGTCACAACGCTTTTGCAGTGACGTTGCGTGCCTCAACGAGCGGCAAGCGTTGGTAATCTCGTCGTTCGCCTAGCGGCTTTCCTATGAATTAAATAAGGATTTGTGCATTCAAcataactaattaattaatcagtgATTGCCTACCGTCAACATGAAAATAATAATCTCGTAGCAAACAGAGCGAATCTTCGTAACGATCCACTTCGACCTTGAGTTAAAACCATGTGAAATATTTCCCACAAGTGTTCTTTTGACTCGCCTGCATCAGTGATATATAATAGTTGCAGATCAGTCCAAGGCGATCTTCGAGCCACTGCTCATTCATCACCGTCTGTCGTTCGTCTTCCGCCtcttcgcgacggcgatcgctGATGTCCCAAAGACGCTCTCTCAGGTCCTTATAGTCAGGCGAACATTCAGCATGCAGAATGTCATCCAAATTCGCTCTTTTACCTCTACTTCTTGATGCAGCTGCGATTTCATGTCTCCATCGATCCGCAGATCGTCCGAAATTTCTTCGTTGTAGTGCTACAAGAGCTGAAATAGAAAACCTTTTCTATCCATCTATTTCCCACTAAGCACTTTTTGGAATTGAGTCACGAATTCTTGTTTGTGATCCGGACGATGCAAAAATGCGAAAAACGATTGCCTAGAAAACAAACGTCAATCCATCTACGTTTACCATTGCCGGAGCCCATACTTTGTCGAGTAGAGGTACTGTATGATCGCTTCTCTTTCGACTCGGACGTGACGAAATGTGTCCTTGCACGATATCACGTACCGTTCTTCGACCTCATCCCACACCAAAGCCAACACTTTCGCTACGTCCTTCACAAGAAAGGCGTCTCAAACGCCGTAATGATTTTTACGCATTCGACGTGGCCTACTTCTTCCACTGTCTTATCGACGTACACCCAGTCTTCAGAGCCAGCTTCGGGCATCGGAGGAGCCGCCgtcggaggaggaggagcggaCGCGTCCGCTTGACTTTCTGTCGCTTGCGTTGGTGGCGGCGGCTGTTGCGCCTGTCCGACGTCTCGCacggacggcgacggagtcaccgacgacgctttgaagaaaaaacgagttgttgtatttaattaattaggtcGTAATGTTTTACTTCGTCTTGACGTTGGCTTTGATGAGCCTTTGGCACTCAAGGAAGCATGCGACTGTTTTTCCTCTGCTTCCGTAGCGATGGCGACAGCGGCGTCGGCTTCGACGGCAGCGGCTGCAGCCGCAGCTGCAGCAGcttccgcttccgcttcCTAAAAACTccaatttatgacgtcaaacagcattcagctcttcttttctccaCCTTAGCAGCTTCCTCAGctgctcgtttttcttcttctgctttctTACGCTAGTTAGAGACAGTACATGAGATAAACTTGCTGCGATCAAGTCTCTTACGCTTTCAACGAGGTCTGTAAGAATTTGCCCAACGGTCTCGCAAACTTCGTCTGAAAAATCCTGTGCGTATATGACGACACTGCGAAAGAATTACTTACCACTTTTTCTGCTTGAATCGACTTCAACGAGATTATTGAACTGAGAAAACCACGCCTTCAGCTTCGACCATTGATCACGAAAATTAGCCAATCTAAATAGACCCCAACACATTTCATTTTTCAGCTAGATCTATGCGTATATAGAAATAACCTGTTCTGAACTTGTTGTGCATCGAAATTTGGGTCTTCCACGGGCACAAGCAAGGGAGCATCTTGCACGCCTGTTACTGATCCAAAAGGAGGCTCCTTCAATTCTAAATGATATTCTTCTCCGGTTTGTGGGTTCACTGCTCGCGAAAAAGGGAGAGCGGTGCGTAGAAGAAGAGTATCAAAATTTGACCATCAAACCTTTGCGACCAAGAGAGCGTTTAATGCTCATCTCGTCCGACTGATCAAATAGTATGACGACATCAATTCCGCTGACTGGAGATACAATCTATGCATGCACGAAACGCATGTTTTTCGGCTTGAAATAACAAAGTACCACCTACTGATTCGGATACTTCCTTCACAGGCAAAAGtgtcgcttttttctttgaagcGAACTTTCCTTTGGCTCCGCCtttttcgctcgtttttccttttttgacTGGTTCATATCCAGTCAACGCTTTTTCTAAAATCTGCCAAGAAAACCCTGCATATGCAGCCGGTCTCGTTCAGAGGCATTCGCCTACCTTTGCCTGCGGAAGAGACGTCGGAAATCCGTCAATGATCCACCCAGTTCCCTCCGGCACTTGCCGTACGGCGTGCACGAGGATCTCAACGAGAATCTCGTCGCTCACAGTTTGACCGTTCATCATATCTCGATTCGCCGCCTTGCCCAGTCTGGCCAGCAAAGAAAGCTAGACGACGAAACACTagcaaacgaaaaacgagGACTAAATACTCCGCTTGCTTTtggctcttcttctttcgtcgcctcCTCTAGAGAAGGTGGCGTGTCACGAGCGTCTTCCTCGTTATCTTTACAAAAGATCCAAATCTATATACGCCATCTTTTTCCGATGGGACTATTTCTACTGACCTTCTTTGATGCCCGCCAAGACGGACGATTGAGTTGCTGGTCTTGACTGGTCCGTTGGCTCAGGCGTGCTCGCACCGTCAGCGGCAACAGTCGACTCGGTCGGGAGGGCCTTTGATTTCTCGTGGACATCGTCGACTGCAGCAGTTGGgccgtcgtcctcgtcgtcagtTTCGTTGTTCCTGTACGCTTCTATAGCCTCGTTGAGAAGAACAGTCATAGTTAGAGCGCGAAGTCGATGGCCTATAGAACAACCTCAAGTCTCaaggtcaattttttttagaatcacTCTTACGCGACGCTAGCTGATTGACGATAGTCGTCTTCCCACTAAACGACTTTCCAAGAAAGCAAGCCTTGATTGGAAATTCGGGAAacgttggcggcggcggtttcACCTATAAATCAAATCTGTCCACGCCGGCCGGATCGCGTCCAAAGCGAGTTCTACATACGTCCGGAGGATAAACAATGCTGTAGAGTTTCTGAACAACGTGACCAAGtatgacgttttctttcagtgACGATTGGATGTTGAGCAGATCCTGAGATGGATGCCACTCGCCCGTAGTGGTCTATTCTCGCCATGCAGCTGGGGTTAGGCACGAGAAAGACAATACGTTATCTTGTATACCTTGTATTCAGAAAAGTCAAGCTCATCCAATGTGTCTGGCTGGGTCTTCTGTTCTTCTGTCGTCGAGGCTTTCTCACTAATAGTCTGCCGTACATATACAAGTCAACATGGCAATGCGACTAAATGATGTACAATTAACCTCGTAGATGGGAAGCCCGTTCAGAAACAACGTTTTCCATTCTCGCATCATTTTCGGAGGTATTAGCCTATGTGTAAGTACAGATGCCTACGCGTCTCCAAAACTGCCATTCGTACTGTTCCGTCAATTTTCGATATTCCCCAATCACCGTTGACAAGTCTACAATTTGTTCCACCATCTAAATTTCGGCCTTAACCCTATTTTAACGCTGTGTAACTGTAGTCTAACTGTGTAGCAGAACTTGTAGTGCTTTTCGtatctccttttttctttctccgcgATGAGACGCTTGTGAACTTCCTGCTCTTCTATCAGGCGACTTTGATACTGATCCTTTTCCAGCTGAGCCAGTTTCTATACGTGTGCACGAGATCAGACGTCTTTAGTATGCGAATGCAACTAAATCTCATCTACCGCCTCTCTGGCTAAAGACTCTTCAAACTCTTGAACACGCCGTTCTTCGTACTGTTTATTCAGGAACACActgaacaaaaaaaatacgaTTTAGAGGATTTTTTCTACGGTTGCGTTATATTGAATAAATGAGCTTGCACTAACCGATTCTGCCTGATAACGTCTTTTTCACTTTTCATCTGAAAACCATACAATTGTCAAGAACGCTCTAGAAACTCTGGAATACTAATATTCCGAGTTTATGGCACGGTTTTAATTAGGAGTCTACTACAGTACTGTAGTACTTCTAGAGGTGCCTAAAACTCAGGACCGGTACTGTGTTCTGTATATACGCATACCTGCATCAGCTGAACAACGATTCGTCTTTCCTGTTGTGACTGTCTCATTAGCCTATTAACAAGAacctcttctcttttcgcttCCTACGACAAAAAGAGCAAAATCAATCTGTCAGGTTACCTCTTCGCTATGGCATCACCTCCTCAATTCTGTGAATTTCCAACAATTCAACCAAAacttttcgccgacgacgctgtCTTTCCTGTCACAGTGTGAAGATTAGATAACCTTCAAATTGAAAGACTATAGTGGTCATCTCGACCTTCTgtgcgtcgttttcttcgcgcaATCGTTCCTTGATTCTCTTCAAGTATTCTACATCACGCGAATGAAGTCCTTCGCCAAACGTCAAAAGTCCTTGCTGATCGGGAGGAGGTGGGATCGTAAAGGCGAGACTTGATTCAAACGCGTCAATGCTCAGTCTCGTCGCCTAAGTAGAAAATTGATCTCTGAGAtgaaaggaaggaaggaaggaaaagcgTTCACCTCTGCTACTGCGTTCCGCTGTTTCTCCTGTGCCTTTCTTTCTGAATTCACTTTTCCATCTggagtcgttttcttcttcgactcttTGATTGGACTGACAAAGAACGTCAGCGCTTAGACTATGGATTTGTAAGTTTACCTCAGCTTTAGAGACTGGTACATTGcattattgatttctctcACTTGACGCGACTAAAACATCAGATCAATAAAACTATATATCAATTAAAGTGGCGCCTGGTGGTTTTCTTACCTTAGTTATGGATACGAGTCTAGCTTCGTCTCTTTGCCTCTTCAACTTTTCCTCATGTTCGATTCTAAACACAATCTATTGATCTCTTTACCATTTCaaatctatttatttttgatgCCTTGCTCTGTCGGCgagctcttctctttctttctgcttcaTCTGAAATTTCGTAATCATAGCTTCAAAATTGAGATCGACCTGTCTCTTTGTTTGATGAGCGAGTCTCTACGCGCACAGTCAATAACGAATCAGCTCTAAGTAAGTGTTCATCTGCAACAGACTCCCAATCACCTTTTTATAAAGAGTCGATTCAACGGCGTCGAGTTTCGTTTTCCCCATGGGCTTCATGGCCTCGAGCGACTGATACGTCAGTCGGCGATCTTCGCTTCGATTCAACGAGATGAACAACTGATACATAAGACGCGTCGCTGCGCCGTGCCGCTCCATCATGACTTCGCGTGCCTAGAATTAATATTGGGTATAAAGTGCGACGAAAATTTTTAAACGTGGCGATTGCCATGTTCGTGTTGAACGGAACGCCGAGCAGCTTGAGAACGGGTTCGAGCCTCGTAAAGTTGTTCAATTTCGACTCCGACGAGCTTTGTGAAAGTTCTCGTGTCTTATGTATTAGTGAATCGAAGTTTTTCGTACCTTCCACGGGAAAATTGTTCGAAATCATCCTGCCGTGAAAAACGGTTGAGTTTACGCGGCTGTTCGGCACTTTTTACCTGTAGATTGTGTTTGCACAAGAGCTCTCCGATGAGGTAGCCGTTAGAAAAGTCTTGcacaaacgacgacggttcTGAAAAGGAGAAGCAACGGATTGGACGGCGCGATTTCGCGTTGCGATCCTTTACCGACAACGGAACTCAGTTGTACGTCATCATTAAGCCATCTGCAAAGTATCTCTGTCATTCTAGGCTTGCTTCGTCTTAGGAGTTCGCATCCAAGCGATCCCCAAGACAACAAATAGTGCACAAACGCCCGTATAAAACGTGCGTAAATCTACGCAGCGTGATCACGCGCGGGGGAACTAAACTATATGAGATCCTGTAGTATTTCTCGCAGCCGATCCAGCTGCCTAGGGAGTTTGTCCCGTTCCGTTTTTGGGAGTCGTTGAGAGCCCAAACGGAGTATGTGACCGTATTGCACTTCAGTAAATTGAGGTCCCTGCTCCACAATGACAGTGAGGAgttcctaaaaaaagaaaatactcCATTATCACGATGCTCAATGCCACTTGGTATTCCTACTTCTGGATTCAAGAAGAGTAGTTCAAAATACTGTCTTGCACGAGCCAAGTCGAGTTCTCTACTCATTGTGATGTTGGTGAGATTTTGCTGCAGATTGTAAATATTGTTGCACCTGGAAAATAAGTaaataaaggaaaaaatcggcGTCTCGATTTATCTTCGTACATTCGTTTGATTCCATAGTCGTTGATTGCTCCAAGAAAATTCGTGCTGGAGATCAATATTGACGCTATTAGATATCCAAGCCCTTCAAACAAGTACCTGGTaggtaataaataattataacaAAACCTGGCACATTGCAAAATTCTCTCATACTTGAACTTAGCGTAACTCAACGCCTCCTCCATTACCTCCTTGGTAGACTTTAGATCATTGTTAAAAAAGCGGACGTGCTCATCTACTTCCATGGAGTCGCTATCGTGCACGTAGGTAGACTGTGACAGAAAGACGTGCAGGCCTTGTCAGCGCTCATCAAATCTTGCCTACCTGTTTTGCAGCagggagaagaaagaagtagCAGTGACACCGAATTTCCAAATGAAGCATTATAAGACAAGTCTCGGCTAAATCGCACAATTCATCTCGAAGTTGATCCACACCTCTACAACGGATTTGAACACAGGACATCTACTACGCCTTTCGTACCTTAGCAAGGCGCCAGGAACTTCAACGCTGccttttttgattgaaaCCGAACTGAGTGAAGTGAGAGTAGCAAGTAAGGCCTCGGTACGATTAGCCAGCCATTCCTACAAAAATAACGGAGATACTTCCAGAGTCGATGGCCCATATCCACTGTACTGACTAGGCTTTCTTGCAAATGCGCGACAACCTTAAGATCTCCTAAACTCAGTACGACGGCTGATTTGATGAGTAAGCGATCTCCAATATTGCGAGTGAGCATTTCGCactcctaaaaaaattactaAATTCTTAACATTGGAAGGACGTGTCCTTTGCCTGTCTATGATGCTCCTGAACAGTTTCCAAGTCTTCCTGTACCTTCTTCGCAACCAAACTGGTATgaatataaaaaaagaccGCTCTAAGATACCTTTTTGGATTTGTGGTGACCCTGTTGCTCCTGCTGTTGCTGCATGTGAGTCCACGCAGGGAACGATCTTTGAAAGCATACGGCGTACGGTAAGCACTAGAGTTTGCCTTTATGAAGATCAGCTGTACTTTAACAGTCGTCtgatgtcttcgtctttggccCACATTCCACTTATCGTTCTCAGCCTACCGTCCTCCGTCACTCCCAGAATGTCTACAGGAG
The Oscarella lobularis chromosome 3, ooOscLobu1.1, whole genome shotgun sequence DNA segment above includes these coding regions:
- the LOC136185173 gene encoding sperm flagellar protein 2-like isoform X2 codes for the protein MTEILCRWLNDDVQLSSVVEPSSFVQDFSNGYLIGELLCKHNLQDDFEQFSRGSSSESKLNNFTRLEPVLKLLGVPFNTNMAREVMMERHGAATRLMYQLFISLNRSEDRRLTYQSLEAMKPMGKTKLDAVESTLYKKRLAHQTKRQVDLNFEAMITKFQMKQKEREELADRARIEHEEKLKRQRDEARLVSITKSRQVREINNAMYQSLKLSPIKESKKKTTPDGKVNSERKAQEKQRNAVAEATRLSIDAFESSLAFTIPPPPDQQGLLTFGEGLHSRDVEYLKRIKERLREENDAQKERQRRRRKVLVELLEIHRIEEEAKREEVLVNRLMRQSQQERRIVVQLMQMKSEKDVIRQNRVFLNKQYEERRVQEFEESLAREAKLAQLEKDQYQSRLIEEQEVHKRLIAEKEKRRYEKHYKFCYTMVEQIVDLSTVIGEYRKLTEQLIPPKMMREWKTLFLNGLPIYETISEKASTTEEQKTQPDTLDELDFSEYKTTTGEWHPSQDLLNIQSSLKENVILGHVVQKLYSIVYPPDVKPPPPTFPEFPIKACFLGKSFSGKTTIVNQLASRHRLRALTMTVLLNEAIEAYRNNETDDEDDGPTAAVDDVHEKSKALPTESTVAADGASTPEPTDQSRPATQSSVLAGIKEDNEEDARDTPPSLEEATKEEEPKLSLLARLGKAANRDMMNGQTVSDEILVEILVHAVRQVPEGTGWIIDGFPTSLPQAKILEKALTGYEPVKKGKTSEKGGAKGKFASKKKATLLPVKEVSESIVSPVSGIDVVILFDQSDEMSIKRSLGRKVNPQTGEEYHLELKEPPFGSVTGVQDAPLLVPVEDPNFDAQQVQNRLANFRDQWSKLKAWFSQFNNLVEVDSSRKSDEVCETVGQILTDLVESRKKAEEEKRAAEEAAKEAEAEAAAAAAAAAAVEADAAVAIATEAEEKQSHASLSAKGSSKPTSRRTSSVTPSPSVRDVGQAQQPPPPTQATESQADASAPPPPTAAPPMPEAGSEDWVYVDKTVEEDVAKVLALVWDEVEERYVISCKDTFRHVRVEREAIIQYLYSTKQSFFAFLHRPDHKQEFVTQFQKHYNEEISDDLRIDGDMKSQLHQEVEDLRERLWDISDRRREEAEDERQTVMNEQWLEDRLGLICNYYISLMQVEVDRYEDSLCLLRDYYFHVDGKPLGERRDYQRLPLVEIPEVEGPHTGEDEPDAKAEEEVPKPSAKTSVSGENAEETATENLPSRRIPLVRRRIASPEASADASASAGSKKHAGKKQQTTASAPVAAEEGEESAVPTSSDPDEQLLLEAHFSAVTAAKATSAKEEEVYGVGETASEAKEAAAQQVAKSAKGADKGKGKKKPKSPTTKKAGSGKKGGDKGRNMSRKSDFSVRSEVETPSLQTDAQSPGKEERTKVRMEHLAAVQIEENRLKFRLDLIKEKAIYLVQTLKREASQLWTVMDNSLGERFKQEMESIEQLCDFIRQAIENEEKILPAITLSGPDLLIDENTRTFEIPPPVRPHTPPENALPDTFTVVQLENLSEQLSEVAPSGVVSGRAFIQKMQELQSLSFGEEVMPELWSSMSPRKLEELAMMLVPSDADYLDWRHFLTLASLPWPKTTQASLLDTLRRFREVDSQGHGNLSQHDYMKVHLWYFSMPHDRSLPYDPSQPLTYDRDYNLKQAFFHIFKDKFDADGVEKVNYVNLLLNFCVDEDPVRGVFRALSVATGHPLPDPSVLDGEETSLSESTDFEIPLDSFINVLHLGKASLGFTHRFRDTTDPNDALSRDRVLRAYERHGAGEDKPLPFSVFVRDSVIRDCIHACKRYKKIDFRPLVAPDDTVILIQ